From a region of the Castor canadensis chromosome 7, mCasCan1.hap1v2, whole genome shotgun sequence genome:
- the Htr1d gene encoding 5-hydroxytryptamine receptor 1D: MFPPNQSVEGLPMEASNRSLNTTETPEAWDPGVLQALKVSLTVVLSMVTLATVLSNAFVLTTILLTRKLHTPANYLIGSLATTDLLVSILVMPISIAYTTTHTWTFGQILCDIWVSSDMTCCTASILHLCVIALDRYWAITDALEYSKRRTAGRAASMIAMVWVISICISLPPLFWRQTKAQEEISDCLVNTSQISYTIYSTCGAFYIPSVLLIILYGRIYVVARSRILNPPSLYGKRFTTAHLITGSAGSSLCSLNPSLHEGHSHAAGSPLFFNHVKIKLADSVLERKRISAARERKATKTLGIILGAFIVCWLPFFVASLVLPICRDSCWIHPALFDFFTWLGYLNSLINPIIYTAFNEDFRQAFQKVVHFRKAS, encoded by the coding sequence ATGTTCCCACCAAACCAGTCAGTGGAAGGCCTTCCCATGGAGGCCTCTAACAGATCCCTGAACACTACAGAGACCCCAGAGGCCTGGGATCCAGGGGTCCTCCAGGCACTCAAGGTCTCCCTCACCGTGGTCCTTTCCATGGTCACACTGGCCACTGTTCTCTCCAACGCCTTTGTGCTCACCACCATCTTACTCACCAGAAAGCTCCACACGCCCGCCAACTATCTCATCGGTTCCTTGGCCACCACCGACCTCCTGGTTTCCATCTTGGTCATGCCCATCAGTATTGCATACACCACCACCCACACCTGGACCTTTGGCCAAATCCTGTGCGACATCTGGGTATCTTCTGACATGACGTGCTGCACAGCCTCCATCCTGCATCTCTGTGTCATTGCACTGGACAGGTACTGGGCCATCACGGATGCACTGGAGTACAGCAAACGCAGGACAGCAGGCCGTGCAGCCTCCATGATCGCCATGGTCTGGGTCATCTCCATCTGCATCTCCCTCCCCCCGCTCTTCTGGCGGCAGACCAAGGCCCAGGAGGAGATATCCGACTGTCTGGTAAACACCTCTCAGATCTCCTACACCATCTACTCCACCTGTGGGGCCTTCTACATCCCATCCGTCTTGCTCATCATCCTCTACGGTCGCATCTATGTGGTGGCCCGGAGCCGCATCCTGAATCCGCCCTCCCTCTATGGGAAGCGCTTCACCACGGCCCATCTCATCACGGGCTCCGCAGGCTCCTCCCTCTGCTCGCTCAACCCCAGTCTCCATGAGGGCCACTCCCACGCGGCGGGCTCGCCTCTCTTTTTCAACCACGTGAAAATCAAGCTTGCTGATAGTGTCCTGGAACGCAAGAGGATTTCAGCTGCTCGGGAAAGGAAGGCCACTAAGACTCTGGGGATCATTCTGGGAGCCTTTATCGTCTGCTGGCTGCCCTTCTTCGTGGCATCCCTGGTCCTCCCCATCTGCCGGGACTCGTGCTGGATCCACCCCGCCCTCTTTGACTTCTTCACCTGGCTGGGCTATTTAAACTCTCTCATCAATCCTATCATCTACACTGCGTTCAATGAAGACTTTCGACAAGCATTTCAGAAAGTTGTTCACTTCCGGAAAGCCTCCTAG